A stretch of DNA from Chthonomonadales bacterium:
TCCTGGTTCTCGCGCGGATAGGGAACGTCCAGCCCGCACCCGAGCACGACGAGCGTGCGCCCGCCCGCCTCCAGCGTAGCCCGGTGGGCGGCGGAGTCGATGCCCAGCGCGCCGCCGCTCACCACGGTAAGGCCGGCGCGAGCGAGGTCGCGGGCAAGGCGCGCAGTCACTGTCCGGCCGTATGGCGTCGAGCGCCGCGAGCCCACGAGCGCTACGGCGAAACGGTCCTCGTCCGCGACCTGGCCGCGCACGAAGAGCACGGGGGGCGGGTCGGGGATCTGGGCGAGCGGCGGGGGGTAGTCGGGGTCGCGCCAGGCGATCAGGCGGATGCCGAGCCGCTCGACGGCGTCCAGTTGGGCGCGCGTGGGGGCGTAGGCGGGGTCGGCAAGGCGCCCGGCGAAGCGCGCCGCGCCGTCGGCGGCGCACGCCACGTCGTCGGGAGGCGCCTCGAAGAGCGCGTCAGGCCCGCCGTAGCGCTCCAGGAGCGCGACGGCGAGCCTGACGGGCAGTTGCAGGTTGGCGAAACGCAGCCAGCTCTCGATCATGGTGAGCGCGGACGACGCGCGAGCTCAGTAGGACGATCCGCCCCCCAGCCGGCCCCGGCCGCCGCCGGACCCGCGGCGTCCGCCGATGCCGCCCACCCCGCCCGTGCCGCCCACGCCGCCGATGCCGCCGCGGCCGCGCCCGGCGCGCCCGGCGCGGCCCGTGTTGCGGTCCTGGGTCCGCGCGCGCGCCACGCGCGCCACCGAGTTGTCCACGGTCACGGTCCAGGTCTTCGTGGCGGTGTTGCCGGCCCAGTCCCTGGCGACGACGGTGACGATGTGACGGCCGTCGGTCATCGGGCGGACCGTGGAGGCGCCCGCGGGGACGGGCGTGTCGTAGGTGAGCGTCGAGGTCACGACGTCGTACTTGTAGCCGGGCTTGTCCTCGGAGTCATCGCCGTCGGGGCGCCGGGTGACGCCCTCGCCGTCGATCATCAGCCGCACGCTCGACGGGTCGATGCCCGAGCCAGGGTCCTCGATCTTTGCCTCGAAGCGAATTGGCGGCTCGCCATTGATGACGACGCCCATCGCGGGCTCGATGTCGGAGACGGTGGGCGGGAGCGTATCGATCGCGTCGCTCTTGAAGGCCGCCAGGGAGCCGTCGTCGGCCAGCACCAGCAGCGCCCCGTCAGCGATGACGGGCGGAGCCGCGATGTTGGTGTACTTGGTGATGACGTCCTCGCGGCTGGACGAGGGCTTCATGCTGTAGATCCACTTCAGGGCGCCCGTGCCCGTGTCGAAGGCATAGATGCCGCCCTGCACGGTGACGACGAACAGGAGGTTACCGCAAACGGAGGGCGGGGCGATCACGTCGTAGTCCACCTCGGCGGCCGCCTTCCACTTCCCGCGCCCGTTGCGCAGGTCGAGCGCGTAGATGCGGTTCTCGGTGGTGACCACGTACATCGCGTCCTCGTCGACGGCCGGGGTCACGGCCACGTCGGCGGGCATCATCGTCGTCCAGCGCCGCATCAGGTTGCGTCCGAGGAAGGCGGCGACCTGCGAGCCGGCGGCCGCGTAGACGTAGTCTCCCATCGCCATCGGGACCATCCCGGCCACGCTGCCCGCCAGGCGCGCGGCCGCGCGTTGCTTGCCGGTGGCCGTTCCTACCGCGTGCAGCACGCCGTCGCCCGAGAGCGCGAAGACCATGCCGTTGGCGACGGCCGGCGCGCCGGAGACCTCGTCGCCCGCCGCGAAGCCCTTGGCCCAGGCGGAGACCTCGGCCCCGGTGCGGCTGTCGATGGCCCACACGTGGCCGTCAGCCGAGCCGAAGTAGATGATGCCGTCCACCACGGACGGCGACGAACTGACGCTGCTGCGGGTGTCGAACAGCCAGGAGCCCTTGCCGGTCTCCGTGTTGAGCGCGTAGAGCTTGCCGTCCTCCGCGCCGAAGTAGACCATGTTGCCCGAGACAGCGGGGGAGGTGCGAACGCGGGTGCTCATCGGCTGGTCCTGCGGGTACCGCCACTTCAGGGCGCCGCTCTCCAGGTCGACGGCGTAGACCCGGTCGCCGCAGGCGAAGTAGGCCGCGTTTCCGGCGACCGCGGGAGAGGAGGGGTTGTTGCCCGCGTAGGTCGCCGTGTATTTCCAGGAGAGCGCCAGCGGCAGCGAGAGCTTCGCATCGAACGCGCCGGTCAGGCCGGCGCCGCCCCGATACATCGGCGAATCGGCCCGCGCGGGCAGGGCCGCCATCCAGCAGCCCAGCGCCACGGCGGCGACGGCGCCGGCACCGGCGCGCACGAACCGAGCCCGGCGCATCGGCTGGCTTCGGGATAGAGCCATCGCGTGTCGTACCCCCTTGCTCGCTTGCATATTCGGATTTCCCTCGCCGGCTCCGTCGTGCTGGCGCCTGAACTCCCTGTGCACCCTCCGGCCTCCAGTGCTCCGTCATCGCGCGCAAGGGCGCGACGCCGACTCGAGCGGCGGTTGAGGCGGGGCATCGGACGGGGCGTCGGCGGGACGGCCCTCCGCAGGGAGCCTCGCGGCCGGGACGAGCCCACGCGGCGACACGGAACCCGCGTCTCGACGTGA
This window harbors:
- a CDS encoding PQQ-binding-like beta-propeller repeat protein produces the protein MALSRSQPMRRARFVRAGAGAVAAVALGCWMAALPARADSPMYRGGAGLTGAFDAKLSLPLALSWKYTATYAGNNPSSPAVAGNAAYFACGDRVYAVDLESGALKWRYPQDQPMSTRVRTSPAVSGNMVYFGAEDGKLYALNTETGKGSWLFDTRSSVSSSPSVVDGIIYFGSADGHVWAIDSRTGAEVSAWAKGFAAGDEVSGAPAVANGMVFALSGDGVLHAVGTATGKQRAAARLAGSVAGMVPMAMGDYVYAAAGSQVAAFLGRNLMRRWTTMMPADVAVTPAVDEDAMYVVTTENRIYALDLRNGRGKWKAAAEVDYDVIAPPSVCGNLLFVVTVQGGIYAFDTGTGALKWIYSMKPSSSREDVITKYTNIAAPPVIADGALLVLADDGSLAAFKSDAIDTLPPTVSDIEPAMGVVINGEPPIRFEAKIEDPGSGIDPSSVRLMIDGEGVTRRPDGDDSEDKPGYKYDVVTSTLTYDTPVPAGASTVRPMTDGRHIVTVVARDWAGNTATKTWTVTVDNSVARVARARTQDRNTGRAGRAGRGRGGIGGVGGTGGVGGIGGRRGSGGGRGRLGGGSSY
- the dprA gene encoding DNA-protecting protein DprA, with amino-acid sequence MIESWLRFANLQLPVRLAVALLERYGGPDALFEAPPDDVACAADGAARFAGRLADPAYAPTRAQLDAVERLGIRLIAWRDPDYPPPLAQIPDPPPVLFVRGQVADEDRFAVALVGSRRSTPYGRTVTARLARDLARAGLTVVSGGALGIDSAAHRATLEAGGRTLVVLGCGLDVPYPRENQEMFEEVVRRGRGAVLTEFAPGAQPEPWRFPQRNRVISGLSMGVVVVEAGTRSGALLTASLAGEQGRDVLAVPGNVDREASRGTNALIRDGASLVEEVGDVLRTLGILALEAPPGPPVVGPRSADLPEEQRRLLACLSLTPRHIDAIAAELGVVGPDAGVQLTMLELAGLVRRLPGNSYVRAL